One stretch of Punica granatum isolate Tunisia-2019 chromosome 5, ASM765513v2, whole genome shotgun sequence DNA includes these proteins:
- the LOC116208886 gene encoding fructose-bisphosphate aldolase 6, cytosolic-like, which translates to MSCFKGKYHDELITNAAHIGTPGKGILAADESTGTIGKRLSSINVENVETNRRALRELLFTTPGALQYLSGVILFEETLYQKTAGGKPFVEVLKEGGVLPGIKVDKGTVELPGTNGETTTQGLDGLAQRCQKYYEAGARFAKWRAVLKIGPTEPSQLAINDNANGLARYAVICQENGLVPIVEPEILVDGPHSIEKCADVTERVLEACYKALNDHHVLLEGTLLKPNMVTPGSDAPKVAPEVIAEHTVRALQRTVPAAVPAIVFLSGGQSEEQATINLNAMNKLKGKKPWSLSFSFGRALQQSTLKAWSGKAENVPKAQAAFLTRCKANSEATLGTYKGDAQLGEGAAESLHVKDYKY; encoded by the exons ATGTCTTGCTTCAAGGGCAAATACCATG ACGAGCTCATTACCAATGCAGCTCACATTGGCACTCCTGGAAAGGGAATTCTCGCAGCTGATGAGTCCACCGGCACCATTGGCAAGCGTCTGTCGAGCATCAATGTTGAAAATGTCGAGACAAACAGGCGGGCCCTCCGTGAACTCCTCTTCACCACTCCTGGCGCCCTCCAGTACCTCAGCGGAGTGATACTCTTCGAGGAAACCCTCTACCAGAAGACCGCTGGTG GCAAGCCCTTTGTTGAGGTTTTGAAGGAAGGTGGGGTCCTCCCCGGTATTAAGGTTGACAAGGGCACGGTTGAGCTCCCGGGGACCAACGGTGAGACTACTACTCAGGGTCTTGATGGTCTTGCCCAGCGTTGCCAGAAGTACTATGAGGCAGGGGCCCGGTTTGCCAAGTGGCGAGCTGTGCTCAAGATTGGGCCAACTGAGCCTTCCCAACTGGCCATCAATGACAACGCCAATGGGCTAGCCCGATACGCAGTCATATGCCAGGAGAACGGGCTCGTCCCTATTGTTGAGCCCGAGATCCTTGTGGATGGTCCTCACAGCATTGAGAAGTGCGCGGACGTCACTGAGCGGGTCCTTGAAGCATGCTACAAGGCCCTGAACGACCACCACGTCCTCCTTGAGGGTACCCTCTTGAAGCCCAACATGGTGACCCCTGGCTCAGATGCCCCCAAGGTTGCACCCGAGGTGATCGCTGAGCACACCGTGCGGGCCCTGCAGCGCACTGTTCCAGCAGCTGTTCCTGCAATCGTGTTTTTGTCGGGAGGGCAGAGCGAGGAGCAGGCAACCATCAACCTCAACGCCATGAACAAGCTCAAGGGGAAGAAGCCGTGGAGTCTCTCCTTCTCGTTCGGGCGGGCCCTCCAGCAGAGCACCCTTAAGGCCTGGTCGGGGAAGGCAGAGAACGTGCCCAAGGCCCAGGCAGCCTTCCTCACGAGGTGCAAGGCTAACTCGGAGGCCACCCTGGGGACCTACAAGGGTGATGCCCAGCTCGGGGAGGGAGCTGCTGAGAGCCTCCATGTCAAGGACTACAAGTACTGA
- the LOC116208887 gene encoding ethylene-responsive transcription factor ERF024-like: MYYSNSSRNDSTGGSSTGRHPVYRGIRRRSTGKWVSEIREPRTPNRIWLGTFPTPEMAAVAYDVAALALRGRDAELNFPGWAATLPIPASTSAHDIQVAATSAAAAIGAAGDALLSQPPRRVAGPERSTPASGQEFMDEEMIFNTPSMLANMAEGMLLSPPRLDGANPDFAPDAAGDPNLWKFP, encoded by the coding sequence ATGTACTACTCAAACTCGAGCAGAAATGACAGTACTGGTGGAAGCAGCACTGGCCGCCATCCTGTGTACCGTGGGATACGCCGCCGGAGCACTGGGAAGTGGGTTTCCGAGATCCGGGAGCCCCGGACACCCAACAGGATATGGCTTGGGACGTTCCCCACACCTGAGATGGCGGCTGTGGCATACGACGTGGCAGCCCTAGCCCTGCGTGGGCGTGACGCAGAGCTCAACTTCCCTGGCTGGGCTGCCACTTTGCCTATTCCGGCCTCCACCTCCGCCCATGACATCCAGGTGGCGGCAACGAGCGCAGCTGCTGCCATTGGGGCTGCCGGAGATGCTTTGCTGTCGCAGCCACCACGGAGGGTGGCGGGACCAGAGAGAAGTACCCCAGCGTCAGGGCAGGAGTTCATGGACGAGGAGATGATATTCAACACTCCCAGCATGCTCGCGAACATGGCCGAAGGGATGCTCCTGAGCCCTCCTCGATTGGACGGTGCCAACCCTGACTTCGCACCCGATGCTGCAGGAGATCCGAACCTTTGGAAATTCCCTTAA